The Setaria viridis chromosome 9, Setaria_viridis_v4.0, whole genome shotgun sequence sequence cttataaccgactagttatcccaccctctggagtatataaaaaagggcaagggtacctagatcgCCAGCTTAGAGCCAACTGAGAACCCTCAGAACCACCAAGAggttcaacaccaaacaacatctAAGCGCAACGCGCAATATACAACGTTCcaaacagaacgtagggtattacgctactctggcggcccgaacatGTATAAATCCGTGCCTTGTGTCCGCgtttttacctttgagttccaggCCCGACTAtccccccaccaaccaatctactacctcgggatacccctcggtaggttgccggatataaaacaccgacaatcaGGTCATCATTCGCTTGTGTCTACAGCTTTTCCTCCCCAAGGTCTGCAAGAACTTTTGCGAGTGTGAGGTGAAgtgagaagaggagaggagaaaccCTAGCATGGTAAGGAGAGGCTGACGAAGGAGGACTTACCTGATGCAGAGGTGGATACCTgatgcggaggcggtggaggagacCACAGCAAGGGGCGTGCGATGGCGGAGGAGAGAGCAGCTCAACCACACATGGCGACTGCGGCGGTGGCGATCTGTCGAGCGACGGGGGAGTCGAGTCGGGGGCGTGGCGGGGAAAAATGCCATACCTCGGCAGGTTGGATGCGTTTTCGCGCGGATAGTTGGGCTCGCTCGGACCGGAGAACTTCCCGCATCAGACTTCCAAATGGGTCGGAAAGATCGTGCATGGAAGATTTTTGCGTGCACTTCCTCCGCGTGGAAAAGGCCGGGAACCTCGTGGGAAGGTGGGCTGCCAAGCTAGCCGTAACGGGAGAACCGGAGAAGGGATTTTCGGAAGCCGGATTTTCCGAAGCCAGATTTTCCATGTGGCAGCGCGGCCCGGCGGCTGCGCGTCGTGGGCCGAAACAACACGTGGTGGTGTTTCGCGAATTGGGCTACAAACGTATGTGGGCTTAATTTGTTGGGGACCCTCAACTAGTGGtggttttattttattttttggataATGGGACTAGTGGTGTCCACACACTAACACACATTATCAGTTGCACAATGGAGTTCACCTCGACCTGGCGAGACGAAGAAAGGCAACATCTTTGTTTCTTTTAAGAACGAGAGCCAACATCGGGCAATGACTTGTCTACTCGTCGGCACGCAGTAGGCAGCTTGCCCCGTCTCGAAATTAAAACGAAAATACGGAGTGCTTTACATCACGACGAAACTAAAAAGGACATAGTCAGTGGCGGATTCACATTCACATACTGCTCCCACCTTTTCTTCTCTCGTACTCAAAGCATCAAGCCTATGTTTTCCCGGTTAATTCTATCACCAGTAGCACAGAACAAGCCAGGTGAAGAACGGGGGCTTTGTTACCTGTACTGTCAAACACGGCATTGCCCTCTAGAAAATAAAACAGTGGCAACGATAGCCCGAGGTGAGGAGAGACTGACCTCTGACCAACCCGGATGGTTCTCGCGGTCTCACTTCTGCATAACCCGATCATTTGCATCCAGAGACGTGACGCTGAATCACTTCCACACCATGTTGCGCCATCCACAGTTCCGTAGAAAAGGGCTGTGTCACCTAAACACTCGGACAAATCGTGTACAGCATATGGTCACATTCTTTTACGGCAGCACGCAAGCATGCATGGGAGGGATGAATGGCGAAGCAGAGATTCAGTTCGATGCTACTTGCACCTGTTCGCAGTAGGAAGGGGACCAACTACCAGCTGCTCAACAGACACCCGAGGCCTGCAGGGATTACCAAACTCGAGTACTCGACCACCACCGCCGACTGCACGGACCTGACGACGATGGCATATTTTGGCATGCTAATGTCTGGTGATCAttaccgccgcgcgcgtgcggGCACCGATCTGCGATTTGTCCGCATCATGCTCCAATCAGCACTCAGCACTCCACCAGAAGCTGCTGTTGGCAGGAGTGATGACACAATCAGCACTTCAACAGATTATATGAGCCTCAAAGGACACGCCGACTATTTTGAACAAAGGATCAATGATTAGGGGCTGATTCCAGTATCAATGTTCAGGAGCGCGAGAGGTTCCATGCCCGTTTGAATTCAGAGCCAAGGATGCTGAAACTGAATAACCTTTGAAGGCGTGAACCTGATTTTCTGAAAGATTGGAAAATTGCAGAACGAAACAGCAGCAAGATTCCACAGATGACAAGCAAAAGCATAAGAAAACTGTGCAAAATGATCTTGCCTGAAGAAATTTTATTAGCCTACCCGAAGCGACTGCAACCATGGTTAGGAACTAACGAACGAACGAACTGCCTGACGCACACATTAGCCAGCGAAATTACAACCGCGATATGTTCACTTCACATGAACCCGACTACTCCCCCTCCCTTCACCGCTCTGCCGCACTTCACTTCATTGAGGCTATGAAACAGGACGGGATTTTTATACAGGTTTACGGCAAAAAGGAAAGGAACGCTTCGCTACTAGCTGCTTCAGATCACCCGGAGATCATGTTACTTCCTGCTGAAGAGGCTGCGCAGCCTGCCGCGCTCCAGCTTCTCAAGCAGCTTCTTGGCGCCGGCGACGTCCTTCTCCGAGAGCTTCTTCAGGTACCCGATGGCGCCGTGCGAGATCATCAGCTTCTTGCACCGCTTGCTCGCCGACAGCGCCAGCAGGCAGGAGATGGCGTACTTCTTCGCCGTGTTCTGGGGGCTCGGCTCCAGCAGTTGCACCAGGTTGGGCACGCTCTTCTCGTCCTTCTTGATGTCCCGGGCGTTGGGAGGGTACCCCATCAGGCTCGCCACCGCCTGGGCCGCCGCCTCTCGGGCGCCGTTCGACTTGGCCTCCAGCAGCCGCACCAGCAGCGGGATGCACCCGTGCTCGCCCACCAGCCGCTTCATGTCCGTGGAGCTGGAGACCTTGCAgatggccgccgcggctgccTGCTGCGCGCCAACGGAGCCGTCGCGGAGTGCGTGGACGAGGCGCGGTAGCACGCACAGCGACACCAGGGTGTCCGGCGAGACGGTGGCGACGAGGTTGCGGAGCGCGGCCACGGGGGATTCCTGTGGCAGCGGCCCGTCGATGTAGGCGAGCAGGCTGCGCAGGCCGCCCTCGGACACTACGGCGCGCCGCAGGTTGTCGTTGCTTGACGTCAGGTTCTGCAGGCACTCCGCGGCGTACTCCTTGGAGCCAGGCACCACGCCGGAGTCGAGCAGGTTGATCATGACCCGCACCACGCCTTCCTCAGCCAGCGCCTGCCGGACCTCCGGCACCGCAGAGATGTTCTTGAGCGCTCCGGCCGCGGCAGACTGTGAGATGGAGTCCCCAGTCTGGCAGACGTCGATGAGCGGACGGACGCCGCTGTGGCCGACGATGGCACGGGCAATGTCGGGCGACATGGACAGCCGCTGCAGCGTGATGACGGCCTTCTCCCGGCCGACTACGCTGCCGGACTCGGCCAGCCGGatgagcggcggcagcgcgccTTCTGACACGAGCAAGCCCTCACAGGTGCCAGACTCGGCGAGCAAGCAGAGAACAGTCGCAGCCTTCTCCCTGACCTTGGGTGCCGTCGCCGTGAGCAGCTGCACCAGCGCGGCCACGTTGCCACGGCCGAGCGCCGACAGCACGCTCTCCTCGTTCTCGCGCAGAGCATCAAGCAGCCCGTCCACCGCCCGGTGCTTCGCCTCCGCGTGCCCAATTTGAAGCCTGGCAAGCAGCTCACGCACGTCCGTCTGCGCgcccgccgtcgctgccgcctcAGCCTGAGCCACCGGGACCGTCGCGTCGGACAGCACACCAGTCTTGACAAGAAGAGCGCAGTCCCGGAGGTTGAGGTCCAGCTTCCCGGCGAGCGCGTCGAGGTCGCTCTGCATCTGCAGCTTCCCGGCCTTTGGGGGCTCGCGGCAGCGCGCGCCGAGCTCCGCAGCCTCGGCGAGCGTGGCAGCCACCGACTGCAGCAGCTCCCGGCAGAGCGCGTTCTTGGAGAAGCAGGGGTGGCTGGACAGGTCCGACAGGCACGGCGTTACCCGCTCCAGCCTTACTGCGATGGCCTTCCACCGCCCGCCGAAGCCagtcgccgcgcgcgccgcggccagcGCCGGGGGCACCAGCCCGCGCGCCCGCtcgagcagctcctccgccGTCGCGTCCCCGGCCACGGCCGGGCAGGTCCGCAAGCTCATTTCTTGGCAGCTACAACACCTCAGCTCGTGACCTGCAAGTACTCACTCCTGACAGATTAGTGCTCATTCACTACTCGCTCACTCCTTTGCCACTCAAGCGGAAAAGACAAATCTTGGAAAAAGAGCAAGCGGAGAAGAAGCTGGAAGGAGACGGAGCAAGGGAACGTCGGCTATTTTAGCGTATCAAAAAATCCAAGGAAAGCTCCAGAAAACCATAAGCCCACCGAGCTACTCACCCCTGATACTGATCTTTTCTTCGGCTGGAAGATTGGTACGTCGAATTGAGAGGTGTGAATGCGGTGACCACAGCCACGAAATTATGAGAGGGTACGAAGGCGCTATCGAAATTTCCCAAGCGTTTTTCCGTGGTTACCCAACGGCGAGTCTGGTCTGGGCATTTCAAAAATTGACTCGAGGAATGATGACTGGGTAGGTGACGAGTGAATGCGAACTCacgaagagaaagagaaaatgcAACAGAAATGTCCAAGTGGCACGAGTGGAATGGAAGACCACAGTAAAGATGAATGCTGCATCTCCAGCCAAATTCAAAACAGAGTGACCAATGCAACGCAGTTCTGATCAGcgagagattttttttaagaaaaaggttCTCATTTGGTTTGCAATAGTGGAGCTACTAATACTAGCTTTTTTGAAAGACCAAAGCAGCTACTAATAGCTTGATTTATCAGAGGTGCTGGTGGGTTCCACCTGTGAAGAACGTGTGGTTTAAAGCGAAATACGAATGCTTAAGACTGGCCCCGATTAGCAAAATGGAGTAAGATTTGGGTGCTGATGATTTTCACATTACTTTCTCGTATTCTACTCCAAAGATCTCGCACTTTCGTCGCAGAAAAGAATCATGGCGAAATAATTGCGTGGGGAACGTATCGGAAACGGACCGAGTCCTCTGAAAAGATGAACGCAAAAATCTCACGCGGATGCTTCCCGTAAAGCCATGGCCTACCACGCATGCATGCAAAGGAAGATGAAAAGAAATGCTTTGGCTGGAGGGTTAAGAATGACGGTCGCATTGGGCTTAACCTCATGATTCACGAAGAAAAGCTAGCTCGCGCTAATTAGCACAGTACGGAAAGACGCGCGGGCCCACCGGCGGCACAACCACCAAACCACGCGTGCGACGGTGCGACCTGTGGCACACGTCGCCTTTTGTGGCAACCAACCACTTTTCTCGCACGAATTAAAGGCTGTGTGGGCTCGTGACGCTACGCAACTGGTGGAACGGTGTGGGTGGGTGCAGCCGTGCATGCGGCACACGAGACCGGGCCCACGCAGTCGGTCCGGCTCGCGACCGGAGTGGACCGCCTCGGCGGCCCGGGGTATCCAAGGAAGAGACCGCGAGCCCAGAGGCCAGCGGCTCGGGGCGCTCCCGGGCCTGAACACGCTCGAGTCCGGTGGCGCGCGGGCCCGGATTTCCTTCCACGCGCCTGCTGCTCATTGGGCTGTGCTTCTACAGTGCGGGGGCAGTTAGGTCATTTGACAGCAaatagttcaaaaaaaaaagacagcaaATGCCGTGCggacgccggcgtcggcgcgACGGCGCCGGTAGAGACGAGGGGGCGGATTTCGTCTGCGTTTTCCTAGCTTTTTGTACTTTGCAAAGGGCCCCAAGAGAaatctgaaaagaaaaggtgcACCAACAGAAAGGATCTTTTCCCTTGCAATTCCTCGGAAGCAAATCAAAAATTTAAGCTCTCTACTCGTTCGGCGTCGCCCAACCGAAGGACGATTCATCGCGATTTCTAGGAAATTCGAGAGATTTTCTGCAGAGACCATCCCTTCCATAGTGGAGAAAGCAAGGCGGAAGGCAGCAGCTAGGATGCTTGGCTTGGAAGCCCACCAACGGAGCAAAAGCGCGATCGAGAACGAAGAGCAAAACGGGGATATCACACAGGAGAGCAATGTGCTGGTGGCTGCGGTTTACCTCTCTCGCCGACGCTTCCTCTTCGGCCCGtcgcgtcgccgctcgccgccccttCTCCTCGTCCACCACCCCTTCCCGACGTTcccgtccacctcctcctcccggcgccGATCGCCGCGGCGCAGAGTCCAACCAGAGCTAG is a genomic window containing:
- the LOC117839578 gene encoding uncharacterized protein isoform X2; this translates as MSLRTCPAVAGDATAEELLERARGLVPPALAAARAATGFGGRWKAIAVRLERVTPCLSDLSSHPCFSKNALCRELLQSVAATLAEAAELGARCREPPKAGKLQMQSDLDALAGKLDLNLRDCALLVKTGVLSDATVPVAQAEAAATAGAQTDVRELLARLQIGHAEAKHRAVDGLLDALRENEESVLSALGRGNVAALVQLLTATAPKVREKAATVLCLLAESGTCEGLLVSEGALPPLIRLAESGSVVGREKAVITLQRLSMSPDIARAIVGHSGVRPLIDVCQTGDSISQSAAAGALKNISAVPEVRQALAEEGVVRVMINLLDSGVVPGSKEYAAECLQNLTSSNDNLRRAVVSEGGLRSLLAYIDGPLPQESPVAALRNLVATVSPDTLVSLCVLPRLVHALRDGSVGAQQAAAAAICKVSSSTDMKRLVGEHGCIPLLVRLLEAKSNGAREAAAQAVASLMGYPPNARDIKKDEKSVPNLVQLLEPSPQNTAKKYAISCLLALSASKRCKKLMISHGAIGYLKKLSEKDVAGAKKLLEKLERGRLRSLFSRK
- the LOC117839578 gene encoding uncharacterized protein isoform X1, producing the protein MIGVLIAAALALVGLCAAAIGAGRRRWTGTSGRGGGRGEGAASGDATGRRGSVGERGHELRCCSCQEMSLRTCPAVAGDATAEELLERARGLVPPALAAARAATGFGGRWKAIAVRLERVTPCLSDLSSHPCFSKNALCRELLQSVAATLAEAAELGARCREPPKAGKLQMQSDLDALAGKLDLNLRDCALLVKTGVLSDATVPVAQAEAAATAGAQTDVRELLARLQIGHAEAKHRAVDGLLDALRENEESVLSALGRGNVAALVQLLTATAPKVREKAATVLCLLAESGTCEGLLVSEGALPPLIRLAESGSVVGREKAVITLQRLSMSPDIARAIVGHSGVRPLIDVCQTGDSISQSAAAGALKNISAVPEVRQALAEEGVVRVMINLLDSGVVPGSKEYAAECLQNLTSSNDNLRRAVVSEGGLRSLLAYIDGPLPQESPVAALRNLVATVSPDTLVSLCVLPRLVHALRDGSVGAQQAAAAAICKVSSSTDMKRLVGEHGCIPLLVRLLEAKSNGAREAAAQAVASLMGYPPNARDIKKDEKSVPNLVQLLEPSPQNTAKKYAISCLLALSASKRCKKLMISHGAIGYLKKLSEKDVAGAKKLLEKLERGRLRSLFSRK